A genomic region of Glycine max cultivar Williams 82 chromosome 15, Glycine_max_v4.0, whole genome shotgun sequence contains the following coding sequences:
- the LOC100791516 gene encoding cyclin-T1-5 isoform X2, translating to MFLAGKVEETPRPLKDVILISYEIIHKKDPAAIMRIKQKEVYEQHKELILLGERVVLATLGFDLNVHHPYKPLVEAIKKFKVAQNALAQVAWNFVNDGLRTSLCLQFKPHHIAAGAIFLAAKFLKVKLPSDGEKVWWQEFDVTPRQLEEVSNQMLELYEQNRMPPSNDVEGGGTSNRTTAKALATNDENAAAKSNSQAGATRLETSKTASSMAIFDSPVPNHVGRPISNHGRSGDYGSTEMKHRVEGDAKGNQYPERESIPFKENSHEAQDVVKFRFDNGEKEHESNAGGTETKELTELKDRHNSRNPDHREDAFSRPPQEAIKKIDTDKVKAALEKRRKAAGHITKKTDVMDDDDLIERELEDGIELAPQSEKNKDKRQSWSKPSDRSDYDNMRGRHLDHEDEQYHGVKGLASYEPDLSAVEEGEVSALDDIGVGLPSPKSSNRKRKAGSSPERGMEGKQRHNYGLGPNHNNRFDYVEDRNKVSRLGHTERDSKRHVQENHV from the exons ATGTTTCTTGCTGGGAAGGTTGAAGAAACTCCTCGCCCACTAAAAGATGTAATTCTTATTTCGTATGAAATTATACATAAGAAGGACCCAGCGGCAATTATGAGAATAAAACAAAAG GAAGTGTATGAGCAGcataaagaattaattttacttgGAGAGAGGGTTGTTCTTGCAACTCTTGGTTTTGATCTGAATGTGCACCATCCTTATAAACCTCTTGTTGAGGCAATAAAGAAATTCAAAGTTGCTCAAAATGCCCTTGCTCAAGTTGCGTGGAATTTTGTAAATGATGG ACTTCGGACATCACTTTGCTTGCAATTTAAGCCTCATCACATTGCAGCTGGAGCCATATTCCTTGCTGCCAAGTTTCTGAAGGTGAAGCTACCATCGGATGGGGAGAAGGTCTGGTGGCAAGAGTTTGATGTCACTCCACGCCAATTGGAGG aaGTTAGTAATCAAATGTTAGAGCTCTATGAACAAAATCGAATGCCACCTTCCAATGATGTCGAAGGAGGTGGGACTTCCAATCGGACCACTGCAAAAGCTCTAGCTACTAATGATGAAAATGCAGCTGCAAAGAGTAATTCCCAGGCTGGAGCCACAAGGCTGGAAACATCAAAGACTGCATCTTCTATGGCCATATTTGATTCACCGGTCCCAAATCATGTTGGGCGTCCCATCTCAAACCATGGTAGAAGTGGTGATTATGGGAGCACAGAAATGAAACATAGGGTGGAAGGTGATGCCAAAGGCAATCAATATCCTGAGCGAGAATCTATACCATTTAAGGAAAACTCTCATGAAGCTCAAGACGTGGTGAAATTTCGATTTGATAATGGTGAAAAAGAGCACGAAAGCAATGCTGGAGGGACTGAAACAAAAGAACTGACTGAATTGAAAGACAGACATAATAGCAGAAACCCTGATCACAGAGAGGATGCATTTAGCCGGCCTCCTCAGGAAGCCATTAAGAAAATTGATACTGACAAAGTAAAGGCTGCATTAGAAAAACGAAGGAAAGCAGCTGGTcatataactaagaaaacagaTGTCATGGATGATGATGATCTCATTGAGAGGGAACTGGAAGATGGAATTGAACTGGCTCCTCAGAGTGAGAAAAATAAGGATAAGAGGCAAAGCTGGTCTAAGCCCTCTGACAGATCTGATTATGATAACATGCGTGGAAGACATCTAGATCATGAAGATGAGCAATATCATGGAGTAAAGGGTTTGGCATCATATGAACCAGATCTAAGTGCTGTTGAAGAAGGGGAGGTATCGGCACTTGATGACATTGGGGTAGGGCTTCCATCACCCAAGTCAAGCAATCGCAAGAGAAAAGCAGGAAGCTCCCCTGAAAGAGGAATGGAGGGGAAGCAACGTCATAATTATGGCCTTGGACCAAACCACAATAATCGTTTTGATTACGTGGAGGATCGAAACAAGGTCAGTCGGCTAGGCCATACTGAGAGGGACAGCAAAAGGCATGTACAGGAAAACCATGTTTGA
- the LOC100791516 gene encoding cyclin-T1-3 isoform X1: MAGLLLGDASHHGTSQVVSQPEDGSRWYFYRKEIEEYSPSKHDGIDLKKETYLRKSYCTFLQDLGMRLKVPQVTIATAIIFCHRFFLRQSHAKNDRRTIATVCMFLAGKVEETPRPLKDVILISYEIIHKKDPAAIMRIKQKEVYEQHKELILLGERVVLATLGFDLNVHHPYKPLVEAIKKFKVAQNALAQVAWNFVNDGLRTSLCLQFKPHHIAAGAIFLAAKFLKVKLPSDGEKVWWQEFDVTPRQLEEVSNQMLELYEQNRMPPSNDVEGGGTSNRTTAKALATNDENAAAKSNSQAGATRLETSKTASSMAIFDSPVPNHVGRPISNHGRSGDYGSTEMKHRVEGDAKGNQYPERESIPFKENSHEAQDVVKFRFDNGEKEHESNAGGTETKELTELKDRHNSRNPDHREDAFSRPPQEAIKKIDTDKVKAALEKRRKAAGHITKKTDVMDDDDLIERELEDGIELAPQSEKNKDKRQSWSKPSDRSDYDNMRGRHLDHEDEQYHGVKGLASYEPDLSAVEEGEVSALDDIGVGLPSPKSSNRKRKAGSSPERGMEGKQRHNYGLGPNHNNRFDYVEDRNKVSRLGHTERDSKRHVQENHV, from the exons ATGGCTGGATTGTTGCTTGGTGATGCCTCTCATCATGGAACTTCTCAAGTTGTTTCTCAACCGGAGGATGGTTCGAGGTGGTACTTTTATAGGAAGGAGATTGAAGAATACTCACCATCCAAACACGATGGCATAGATTTGAAGAAAGAAACTTACCTACGCAAATCATACTGTACATTTCTGCAAGACTTAGGCATGAGACTTAAAGT ACCTCAGGTAACTATTGCAACTGCAATAATATTTTGTCATCGATTCTTTCTCCGGCAGTCCCATGCAAAGAATGACAGGAGG ACCATTGCAACAGTATGCATGTTTCTTGCTGGGAAGGTTGAAGAAACTCCTCGCCCACTAAAAGATGTAATTCTTATTTCGTATGAAATTATACATAAGAAGGACCCAGCGGCAATTATGAGAATAAAACAAAAG GAAGTGTATGAGCAGcataaagaattaattttacttgGAGAGAGGGTTGTTCTTGCAACTCTTGGTTTTGATCTGAATGTGCACCATCCTTATAAACCTCTTGTTGAGGCAATAAAGAAATTCAAAGTTGCTCAAAATGCCCTTGCTCAAGTTGCGTGGAATTTTGTAAATGATGG ACTTCGGACATCACTTTGCTTGCAATTTAAGCCTCATCACATTGCAGCTGGAGCCATATTCCTTGCTGCCAAGTTTCTGAAGGTGAAGCTACCATCGGATGGGGAGAAGGTCTGGTGGCAAGAGTTTGATGTCACTCCACGCCAATTGGAGG aaGTTAGTAATCAAATGTTAGAGCTCTATGAACAAAATCGAATGCCACCTTCCAATGATGTCGAAGGAGGTGGGACTTCCAATCGGACCACTGCAAAAGCTCTAGCTACTAATGATGAAAATGCAGCTGCAAAGAGTAATTCCCAGGCTGGAGCCACAAGGCTGGAAACATCAAAGACTGCATCTTCTATGGCCATATTTGATTCACCGGTCCCAAATCATGTTGGGCGTCCCATCTCAAACCATGGTAGAAGTGGTGATTATGGGAGCACAGAAATGAAACATAGGGTGGAAGGTGATGCCAAAGGCAATCAATATCCTGAGCGAGAATCTATACCATTTAAGGAAAACTCTCATGAAGCTCAAGACGTGGTGAAATTTCGATTTGATAATGGTGAAAAAGAGCACGAAAGCAATGCTGGAGGGACTGAAACAAAAGAACTGACTGAATTGAAAGACAGACATAATAGCAGAAACCCTGATCACAGAGAGGATGCATTTAGCCGGCCTCCTCAGGAAGCCATTAAGAAAATTGATACTGACAAAGTAAAGGCTGCATTAGAAAAACGAAGGAAAGCAGCTGGTcatataactaagaaaacagaTGTCATGGATGATGATGATCTCATTGAGAGGGAACTGGAAGATGGAATTGAACTGGCTCCTCAGAGTGAGAAAAATAAGGATAAGAGGCAAAGCTGGTCTAAGCCCTCTGACAGATCTGATTATGATAACATGCGTGGAAGACATCTAGATCATGAAGATGAGCAATATCATGGAGTAAAGGGTTTGGCATCATATGAACCAGATCTAAGTGCTGTTGAAGAAGGGGAGGTATCGGCACTTGATGACATTGGGGTAGGGCTTCCATCACCCAAGTCAAGCAATCGCAAGAGAAAAGCAGGAAGCTCCCCTGAAAGAGGAATGGAGGGGAAGCAACGTCATAATTATGGCCTTGGACCAAACCACAATAATCGTTTTGATTACGTGGAGGATCGAAACAAGGTCAGTCGGCTAGGCCATACTGAGAGGGACAGCAAAAGGCATGTACAGGAAAACCATGTTTGA